From a single Larimichthys crocea isolate SSNF chromosome XIII, L_crocea_2.0, whole genome shotgun sequence genomic region:
- the cxiiih6orf47 gene encoding uncharacterized protein C6orf47 homolog: MTAVVGRAWGWARSWGGGGASSGKTTTVVVEGQKQGGGSGGGLRGWTTWIWGGWRRQSDQSSTVEEFWEAQEKLQPMEIEDLGAGKQETEATSEQGSRLWKYLPTSYLWWPRKTDASGLRRRKGRGGDVWDRDVDGDFSDYGTPPPSPTPPSSQLTSPFRLFASGWKMEILPEHHEICFNFLRHLFDLFVVGFLWTVSPPAKLILEVLGVQGPLRLWFHGMAMFFVSTVGMAGLLWLVQEYLPQFALIYGIIQALVISVSVRQSVIFSVEEEKEEKDEEGKETEETKDSREHTEKLVSVKDKMKTS; the protein is encoded by the coding sequence ATGACAGCTGTGGTGGGCAGAGCGTGGGGGTGGGCTCGCTCCTGGGGCGGCGGCGGTGCATCGTCGGGGAAAACCACAACAGTGGTAGTTGAAGGCCAGAAGCAAGGCGGTGGAAGCGGTGGAGGCCTAAGGGGGTGGACCACATGGATCTGGGGAGGGTGGAGACGACAAAGTGACCAAAGTAGCACAGTGGAAGAGTTCTGGGAGGCGCAGGAGAAGCTTCAACCCATGGAGATTGAAGATCTCGGTGCGGGGAAACAAGAGACGGAGGCAACTTCGGAACAAGGTTCAAGATTGTGGAAGTATCTCCCAACTTCTTACCTCTGGTGGCCGAGAAAGACGGACGCAAGCGGATTAAGACGGAGGAAAGGTCGGGGCGGAGATGTCTGGGACCGGGATGTCGATGGAGACTTTTCCGACTACGGTacacctcctccatctccaacACCTCCTTCCTCTCAGCTGACGTCCCCTTTTCGACTCTTTGCCAGCGGCTGGAAGATGGAAATCCTGCCGGAGCACCATGAGATCTGCTTCAACTTCCTCCGCCACTTGTTTGACCTGTTTGTCGTCGGCTTCCTGTGGACTGTGTCCCCTCCTGCCAAGCTGATCTTGGAGGTGTTGGGGGTCCAGGGACCGCTGAGGCTGTGGTTTCACGGGATGGCCATGTTTTTTGTCTCCACAGTCGGGATGGCGGGATTACTCTGGTTGGTCCAGGAGTATCTCCCTCAGTTTGCTCTGATCTACGGCATCATACAAGCGTTGGTGATCTCTGTCAGTGTTCGACAGAGCGTGATCTTTAGcgtggaggaagaaaaagaagaaaaggacgAGGAGggcaaagagacagaggagacgaAAGACAGTAGAGAACATACAGAAAAGCTTGTGTCTGTCAAGGACAAGATGAAGACAAGCTAA
- the LOC104931058 gene encoding major histocompatibility complex class I-related gene protein, which produces MKVFLLLFFCHFSSPVKHTMKFFFTASSGVPNLPEVVGLALLNDIEVGYCDSNIKIGLAKQDWMEKLRDGDPKYWKLHTQECTVHQQRFKVEFHNLMKRLNKTDGVHILQRLSGCEWDEETGEIKGFHQYGYNGEDFLVFNLETETWIAPKPQSVVTKHLWDSDTTTNNFWKNTLNHVCIDCLQKHLKYGRSSLLRTELPSVSLLQKTPSSPVSCHATGFYPDRASLSWRKNGEEQHEDVDHGEILPNHDGTFQMSVDLKLSSVAPEDWRRYDCVFHLSGVEDDIVTRLDKEEIRTNWVVEQKISYATVLIIAAAVSSVFVFMAAVGFFVYKKITTPETTLNSETETETSTHSVCDSDVTQDNKTVNAAM; this is translated from the exons ATGAAGGTTTTCTTGTTGCTCTTCTTCTGCCATTTTTCATCTCcag tgaAACACACGATGAAGTTCTTCTTCACTGCGTCTTCTGGAGTCCCAAACTTACCAGAGGTCGTGGGTCTTGCTCTGCTCAATGACATTGAGGTGGGCTACTGTGACAGCAACATCAAGATAGGATTAGCCAAACAGGACTGGATGGAGAAATTAAGAGACGGAGATCCAAAGTACTGGAAGTTGCACACGCAGGAGTGTACGGTGCACCAGCAGCGCTTCAAAGTCGAATTCCACAATTTGATGAAGCGGTTAAACAAAACGGACG GCGTCCACATTTTACAGAGATTGTCCGGCTGCGAGTGGGACGAGGAGACCGGAGAAATCAAAGGTTTTCATCAATATGGGTATAACGGAGAAGACTTCCTAGTATTTAATCTGGAAACTGAAACATGGATCGCCCCCAAACCTCAGTCTGTGGTCACTAAACACCTGTGGGACAGCGACACGACGACAAACAACTTTTGGAAGAATACCCTTAACCACGTTTGCATCGATTGTCTGCAGAAGCATTTGAAGTATGGGAGGAGCTCTCTGCTGAGAACAG aGCTTCCCTCAGTGTCTCTCCTGCAGAAGACTCCCTCCTCTCCCGTCAGCTGCCACGCCACGGGTTTCTACCCTGACAGAGCCTCACTCAGCTGGAGGAAAAATGGAGAGGAGCAGCACGAGGACGTGGACCACGGTGAGATCCTCCCCAATCACGATGGAACCTTCCAGATGAGCGTTGACCTGAAACTTTCATCAGTCGCGCCTGAAGACTGGAGGAGGTACgactgtgtgtttcatctctccGGTGTAGAGGACGACATCGTCACCAGATTGGACAAAGAAGAGATCAGGACCAACTGGG tCGTTGAACAGAAGATTTCTTACGCCACCGTTCTCATCATTGCTGCAGCCGTTTCTTCTGTTTTCGTCTTTATGGCTGCTGTTGGAttctttgtttacaagaaaataacaa ctCCTGAAACAACTCTGAAttcagaaacagagacagaaacctccacacacagtgtgtgtgacagtgatgtCACGCAGGACAACAAAACAGTAAATGCTGCGATGTGA
- the sacm1la gene encoding phosphatidylinositol-3-phosphatase SAC1-A encodes MATAYERYNLHTTPEKFFIEACDEGADAVLAIDRVSNEMTLTGKKDVPPSAVTRPICGIMGTIRLVAGMYLIVITRKRNVGSLMGHAVWKAVDFDVISYKKTVLHLSEIQSQENKTFLSMLNNVLTTDGFYFCTDFDLTHTLQRLANTSPDFQEMSLLERADQRFVWNGNLLRELAAQPELHKFALPVVHGFIVMKPCRINGKIFEWILISRRSCFRAGVRYYVRGIDSEGHAANFVETEQLVLYEGAKASFVQTRGSMPFYWSQRPNLKYKPKPIISKTNHMDGFQRHFDSQLLIYGKQTILNLVNQKGSEKPLEQAFAKMVSGMNNGMLNYIAFDFHKECSHMRWDRLQILVDAVAETQDEYSYFMVNSEDKTVAQQRGVFRSNCMDCLDRTNVIQSLLARRSLQSQLQRMGVLNVGQRIEEQAEFEKIYKNAWADNANACAVQYAGTGALKTDFTRTGKRTRWGLLMDGWNSMIRYYKNNFSDGFRQDSIDLFLGNFAVDESDGPTPLRVQKDWKFLTLPIIMLVAFSMCIVCLLMAGDTWTETLAYVMFWGAASAITATIILFNGQDFVDSPKLVHKEKMD; translated from the exons ATGGCGACCGCCTACGAGAGATACAATTT gcacACAACCCCGGAGAAGTTCTTCATCGAGGCCTGCGATGAGGGGGCTGATGCCGTGCTGGCAATCGACCGGGTCTCGAACGAGATGACCCTAACAG GTAAAAAAGATGTCCCTCCCTCGGCGGTCACCAGGCCTATATGTGGCATCATGGGAACCATTCGCCTGGTAGCAG GGATGTACCTGATCGTCATCACCAGGAAGAGGAACGTGGGCAGCCTCATGGGCCACGCGGTGTGGAAGGCCGTGGACTTTGACGTGATCTCGTATAAGAAGACGGTGCTGCATCTCTCAGAGATCCAG TCTCAGGAGAATAAGACTTTCCTGTCCATGCTCAACAATGTGCTGACTACAGACGGCTTCTACTTCTGCACCGACTTTGACCTGACGCACACTCTGCAGCGATTGGCCAACACCAGCCCCGACTTCCAGGAGATGAGCCTGCTGGAGAGG GCAGATCAGCGGTTTGTGTGGAACGGGAACCTCCTGAGAGAACTGGCTGCACAGCCAGAG CTTCATAAGTTTGCACTCCCTGTTGTCCATGGAT TCATCGTCATGAAGCCGTGTCGTATAAACGGGAAGATCTTTGAGTGGATCCTCATATCCAGAAGAAGCTGCTTCCGGGCCGGCGTCAGATACTACGTTAGAG GCATCGACTCTGAAGGCCATGCTGCTAACTTTGTGGAGACCGAGCAGTTAGTTTTGTACGAGGGAGCGAAGGCTTCATTTGTACAG ACACGAGGCTCCATGCCCTTTTACTGGAGCCAGAGACCCAACCTCAAATACAAACCCAAGCCTATAATCAGCAAAACCAATCAC atgGATGGTTTCCAGCGGCATTTCGACTCTCAGCTTCTCATTTACGGGAAGCAAACTATTCTGAACCTG gtgaATCAAAAAGGCTCAGAGAAGCCTCTAGAACAGGCCTTTGCCAAGATGGTATCTGGCATGAACAATGGTATGCTCAA ttACATAGCCTTCGACTTCCACAAAGAGTGCAGCCACATGAGATGGGACCGTCTCCAGATCCTGGTGGACGCTGTCGCCGAGACACAAGACGAGTACAG tTACTTCATGGTGAACTCGGAGGACAAGACGGTGGCCCAGCAGAGAGGAGTCTTCCGCAGTAACTGCATGGACTGCCTGGACAGGACCAACGTCATCCAGAGCCTGCTGGCCCGACGCTCCTTACAGTCTCAGCTTCAG AGGATGGGCGTTCTGAACGTGGGTCAGAGGATCGAGGAGCAGGCCGAGTTCGAGAAGATCTACAAGAACG CATGGGCTGACAATGCCAATGCATGCGCTGTGCAGTATGCAGGAACCGGAGCTTTGAAAACAGACTTCACAAG GACGGGGAAGAGGACCAGGTGGGGGCTGCTGATGGATGGCTGGAACTCCATGATTCGCTACTACAAAAACAACTTCTCTGATGGATTCAGACAG GACTCCATCGATCTGTTTCTGGGTAACTTTGCTGTCGACGAGTCAGACGGACCGACTCCTCTCCGCGTGCAGAAGGACTGGAAGTTCCTCACA CTGCCCATCATCATGCTGGTGGCATTTTCCATGTGCATCGTCTGTCTTCTCATGGCTG GCGACACATGGACAGAGACCCTGGCTTACGTGATGTTCTGGGGGGCCGCCAGCGCGATCACAGCCACTATCATCCTGTTTAACGGCCAAGACTTTGTGGACTCCCCCAAACTGGTTCACAAGGAGAAGatggactga